The DNA sequence GGGCTATTGCGGCCAGGTTTCATTTGGCCATTCGGTTTTTTTCGGGATTGGTGCCTATGGTACCGGTATGGCCGTCGTAACCTATGGCCTTGCTCCTTGGCCGGGCGTTATCGCTGGTGCCTTTTTGGCAATGATCGTAGCGATAGCCATGAGCTATCCCTGTTTTAGGCTCAAGGGTCATTACTTTGCCATAGCTACGTTTGCTATCGTGGAGATATTTAACAGGCTCTTTATGGTCTGGGATTGGGTAGGCGGAGCTATGGGGCTTGATTACCCCATAATAGAGGAAGGCTGGAAGAATTTTATGTGGTTTCAGAGCAAGACTCAATACTATTATGGCGCCTTCATATTGTTTCTCATAATCTTTTCCTTCGTTCGTTGGATGGAAGCTAATAAATTGGGTTACTACATGAAAGCTGTAAGGGATGGGCAAGAAGCTGCCGAGTCTCTTGGAGTTAACAGCACCTCAGTGAAACTCACAGCCATAGCCATTTCTGCTTTTTTGGCGGCTCTGTGTGGTGCCTTTTTTGTGCAATATAACTTAAGAGTTGATCCGCCAATGGTCATGTCCCTGGATATGTCCATGAGATTCGTGCTTATAACGATCCTTGGTGGGCTTGGGACTCTTTGGGGGCCACTGCTTGGTGCGGCTATATTGATCCCCTTACAAGAATACACTCGCGCCATATGGGGAGGGTTAGGTGGAGGGGTAGATTTAATCATATTCGGCATCTTGATAATTGTTATAGTGATCAGACAGCCAAAAGGCGTTATGGGTTTCATAAGCTGGTTGGCAAGTCGCTCTAAGGCTGCCAAGGGGGGCGATGAATGATGGCCTTGCTTGAGGTTCGCGACTTAACGATGAAATTCGGCTCCCTAGTCGCAAATAACGATGTTTCCTTCGATGTGGAGGAAGGCACAATCGTAGGCCTCATAGGTCCAAACGGTGCCGGTAAGACCACCCTTTTTAACTGCATCTCCGGCGTATACAAGCCTACATCCGGCAAGATTTTTTACGACGGTGTCGACATCACAAAATGGCCTCCTCACAAGGTAGCCCGATTAGGAGCAGTCAGAACGTTTCAAATAGTACGCCCCTTAAATGATATGAGCGTCATTGACAACATACTTGTAGGGGCTTTTTTGAGGAATGCGAGCATCGATGCCGCCTTGGATGTTGCCGAGGCGTGTCTTAAAATGTGTCATCTGGAAGATCATAGAAATAAGAGAGCCGGTAGCCTCACCATCGGTCTAAAAAAGCGCCTCGAATTAGCAAGAGCCTTAGCCACTCAGCCTCGACTTTTAATGCTCGATGAAGTAATGGCAGGACTAACAGGAACAGAATTGAAGGAGGCTGTGGATTTATTAAGAAATATCAAGACAAAAGGAGTAACGCTTTTGGTAGTAGAGCATATTATGGAAGCGCTCATGCCTTTGGCAGATAAGGTAGTAGTCCTGGATGGCGGCGTAAAGATAGCGGAAGGTCCACCGAGCGAAGTAGTCCAAAACGAAAGGGTCATAGCCGCATATTTGGGCGAGAAATTTAGCAACCGACTGAGGGAGATGAAGGCATGATGGCTGACTTTGCGCTGGAAGTCAAGAATTTATGTGCCGGGTATGAGGGGGTACCTGTACTTCACGGAATTTCATTCGAAGTGAAAGAAGGCGAGATAGTTGCCATCGTTGGAGCCAATGGAGCGGGAAAAACGACAACCCTACGCACCATAGCCGGATTGTTACGCCCAACGGATGGTTTTGTCAAATTTTATGGCGAGGATGTCACGGGGCTCCCCGCTCATATAATGGTAAGAAAGGGCCTTACCTATGTTCCCGAGGGCAGAAGGGTCTTTGGCAAGCTCTCTGTGAA is a window from the Acetomicrobium flavidum genome containing:
- a CDS encoding branched-chain amino acid ABC transporter permease gives rise to the protein MGRSRRDRRLWYVMLIVLALLPLIPGPLQGPFAQHVLVSILLFACMSQAWNILGGYCGQVSFGHSVFFGIGAYGTGMAVVTYGLAPWPGVIAGAFLAMIVAIAMSYPCFRLKGHYFAIATFAIVEIFNRLFMVWDWVGGAMGLDYPIIEEGWKNFMWFQSKTQYYYGAFILFLIIFSFVRWMEANKLGYYMKAVRDGQEAAESLGVNSTSVKLTAIAISAFLAALCGAFFVQYNLRVDPPMVMSLDMSMRFVLITILGGLGTLWGPLLGAAILIPLQEYTRAIWGGLGGGVDLIIFGILIIVIVIRQPKGVMGFISWLASRSKAAKGGDE
- a CDS encoding ABC transporter ATP-binding protein — protein: MMALLEVRDLTMKFGSLVANNDVSFDVEEGTIVGLIGPNGAGKTTLFNCISGVYKPTSGKIFYDGVDITKWPPHKVARLGAVRTFQIVRPLNDMSVIDNILVGAFLRNASIDAALDVAEACLKMCHLEDHRNKRAGSLTIGLKKRLELARALATQPRLLMLDEVMAGLTGTELKEAVDLLRNIKTKGVTLLVVEHIMEALMPLADKVVVLDGGVKIAEGPPSEVVQNERVIAAYLGEKFSNRLREMKA